The genomic interval GCGCGTTCGGCGCCGTTGAGCGCCGTCGTGGCGACAATGATTCCCTTGGCGTCGGTTCTGCCGCCGCCTTCGGATCCGGCATAGGAATATTGGATGTCGACACGGGGCAGCGAAGTCAGGTTCTGCACGTCGAACTCGGAAGTCGTCGTGTGCCGGCGGGATGGCGAATAGAAAAACTCGACGCCGTGACGCGCGACGACTCCCAGCACGCCCATCTCCGGCGCCGAAAACCCCCCGGTCCGGGCAAATACTTTCTGGGCGTCGCGGGCGCTGATGATCCGGTCGTCCATGACAACGAGGGCGCCCTTCCCTCTGGAGTCATGGGCAGCGGCAACCCGGACCGCCGAAAGAAGGTTGATCGGACCGTCCGGACTGATGCCTGTCGGAGGACGCTGCGCGCCGACGATGACCACCGGCTTGTCGGACTTCACCGTCAGGTGAAGGAAGAACGCGGTTTCCTCGAGCCTGTCCGTTCCATGGGTGATGACGATGCCCGCAATCTCCGGCCGCTTTTCGAAAACCGTGTTGACCCGCCGCGCCAGCAGCAGCCACTGCTCGGGATTCATCTGGGCGCTGGGAATATTCGAAAACTGCTCGCTCTCCACCTGCGCGTAGCGCTTGATCTCCGGGACCTGAGCCACGATTTCCGCGATCGGCTTCTTTATCTCGTAACCGCCCAGTGTCCCAGGCTCGCCCTGCTCACCGGCGATCGTCCCGCCGGTCGCGATGACGAGGACGTGGGGCAGATCCGCCTGAGCTGCATACGCGTGTGCACAGAGGACCAGAAACAGACAGATCGTCCGAATGGAGGTTTTGGTCATCGGGTCAATTCAGAATTTTAAGCGACAAAAGGTACAAAAGCGAGGAGCAGTAGCAATGGAGCCGCAGAGCGGCAGCATTCCTCTAGCCCCGGGCGTAAGCCCTGGGCCTGCGTATCTAAAGTCCTTCCACTTCTACGAGCGTTTTGCCTGAAACCGGACAGGTCCATGCGGACAAATGCCCGAACCCGGGGGGATTGGCCGGCCCGGACATCGATTGCTCCTGCAAGGGCCTGCCGTGCACGCCGCAGACACGCGATCCATCCGGCCGCTTTTGTATAACGCAATCTGGCGTCTTCACAATCTTTGACATTGCGCGAATTCTAACATGCGCTCGACTCGGATTCCGGGTGCGTCCCTCGAATTCCCGCGATAGACTCCCCGGGATGTCTTTCAGTGGATCTGCGCGCTATCGCGGCGTTTTTCCCGTCGTGCCCACGACGTTTACCGAGACCGGTGAACTCGATCTCCGAAGCCAGAAGAATTGTGTGGACTTCATGATCGATGCGGGTTCCAACGGCCTTTGCATCCTTGCGAACTTCTCGGAGCAATTCACACTGTCGGACGACGAGCGGGACGTGCTGACGAAGACCATTCTGGAGCGTGTCGGCGGACGCGTCCCGGTCATTGTCACGACCACGCACTTCAGTTCGCGCGTCTGCGCCGAGCGCGGCCGGCGCGCGCAGGAAATGGGGGCCGCCATGGTCATGATGATGCCGCCGTACCATGGAGCAACCATCCGGGCATCGGAGCAGCAGATATACGAATTCTTCGGACACGTTTCGGATGCACTCCGGATTCCGATCATGATTCAGGATGCGCCGGTCAGCGGAACTGCACTATCGGCGGCTTTCCTGGCGCGCCTGGCGAAGGAGTTGGATCAGGTCGCCTACTTCAAGGTCGAGTCCGCCGGAGCTGCCGCCAAAATCCGGGAACTCCTGCGGCTTGGCGGCAGCGCGATCGAGGGGCCGTGGGACGGCGAGGAAGGCATCACGCTGTTCACCGATCTCGAGGCCGGCGCCACCGGAGCCATGACGGGCGGAGGCTATCCGGATGGTATTCGAAAGATCGTCGATGCCTATGTTGCCGGCCGCCGCGACGACGCCTTCGCCGCGTACCAGCAGTGGCTTCCGCTCATCAATTATGAAAACCGCCAATGCGGCCTGCTGGCCTGCAAAGCTCTCATGAAGCAGGGCGGCGTCATCGATTGCGACGCTCCGCGCCATCCCCTTTCGCCGCTTCATCCGGCGGCTCGCGCGGACCTGCTCGAGACCGCGCGCCGGCTCGAGCCGCTGGTGCTGCGGTGGCGCAGATGAATCTCACAGGTTTGAGCCGCAGATGACGCGGATGACGCAGATGGGGCGCGGTATAAGTAGTTCTTTTCCGCCCTATCTGCGTCATCCGCGTCATCTGCGGCTCAAACCTGTCTTGCAGAGTCCCAATCCTCTAATAGACTATGGAGATGATCAAACCAGGTTTCGAACGGGTATCTGAGTTTGCCACCATTTCATTACACGACAGCGCCCTTGCGATCACGCCCGATATCATCCGTAGCAAAAGCAAGGACGCCCAGTTAAACCCGCGACGGCGGGAAATACTCGCTCTACATCGCGGAAACGACGACCGGCTCCAGCGGATGTTGAATGCCATTCAACCGGGCAGTTACGTGCGGCCGCATCGGCACGCGGCTCCTCCCAAAGCCGAACTGCTGATCCTTCTCAGCGGGTCGATGGCCTTCATGTCTTTTTTGGACGACGGCACACCCGACACCAAGAATTTTGTTTTTTTACATCAGACAAAAGGGGCGCTCGCGGTCGATTGCCGGGAGGGCATCTGGCATACATTTTTTGCTCTGGAGCCGGACACGGTCGTCTGTGAAGTTAAAGCAGGGCCTTACGATCCTGCCGCTGCCAAGGAATTTGCGCCATGGGCTCCTTCAGAGAATGATCCTGCCGCTCATTCCTATTTAGCTTCCCTCGAACAACGTTTTCGCGAATCCTGCGGCTAGTGCAATCCCGCAAAATATCCCAGGATCAGTACAGTGATTCCGAGCCCAATCCGGTAATTGATAAAAACGAACGTGTTCCTGGTTTGCAGGTAGCGCATCATCGCTGCGATGGAGATGACGCCCCACAAGGCTGACACGATGATTCCTACTGCGAAAGAAGCACTCTGACCGGCGGGCAGTCCCTCGGCCGCAATATCCATCACTTTTTTCACTACCGCGCCGGCGACAATCGGCGCCGACAACAGGAAGGAGAACTGAGCGGCTGCCTTGCGCGTCATCCCACGAAACAGACCGGCGGTAATCGTGACGCCGGAGCGCGACACACCTGGGATAATCGCGAACGCCTGCGCGACGCCAACGGTCATTGCGTCCGATAACCTCATCGTTTCAAGCTCCGTTTTCCGGCGCCCGGAAATTTCCGCAAACCGCATCAACAGCGCGATCGCAATCAACATTACAGCTATGACTGTAGGCGTGCTGAATTGGTCCTCAAGGGACTCAAACAGCATGCCCGCAATACCCCCCGGGATCGTCGCAAGGATGATGTAAAGGGCCAGACGCGCATCCGTATCATCGGGATCGTTCTTGAAGATCCTGAATGCAGACCTCGTGAGATGAATCCAATCCTTATAAAAATAGATCAACAAAGCGGCGAGAGTGCCGAGGTGAAGAGCGACATCAAAGGTGAGCCCGGGATCAGGCCAACCTAATAACCAGGGGACCAGGATCAGATGTGCGCGACTGGAAACCGGGAGAAACTCTGTGATGCCCTGGACGGTCCCCAGGACGGTCGCTTCTAAAACATCGATTTGCACAGATTGTTTCCTTCAGATCGGCCCCGAGTTTCTGAAGCTATCGTGAAAGTTCTTTCACTGCAGCCTGAGCCAGAGCCTTTTCTGGGAAATTTCCGCTGCTGCTGACAGCCTTTTTCATCGTTCTTGCGGCGTCTTCGATTTGATAGCTCGCTTCATAGGTTTTCGCGAGGTGGTAGAGGAAAGTGCCGTTGTCGCCCTGCTTTGAAACAGCAAAAAGGAACTGTTCGCGGGCGTTGCTGTAATCTCCCATCTTATAGTAAACCCAGCCCGTAGTATCCGCGTAAAACGGATCATCCGGACGTAGTTTCCGCGCAAGTTCCGCCTTCTGTAAAGCCGTCGGCAGATCGCGCCCTTCCTCGGCGAGCAGATAGGCAAGATTGTTAGCTGCAACATCGGAGTCCGGTTGGACTTTCAATGCTTCGTTATAACCCTGAACAGCCTGGTCTCTTTGCCCTTGAGCTTCATAAACTATCGCT from Terriglobia bacterium carries:
- a CDS encoding asparaginase; its protein translation is MTKTSIRTICLFLVLCAHAYAAQADLPHVLVIATGGTIAGEQGEPGTLGGYEIKKPIAEIVAQVPEIKRYAQVESEQFSNIPSAQMNPEQWLLLARRVNTVFEKRPEIAGIVITHGTDRLEETAFFLHLTVKSDKPVVIVGAQRPPTGISPDGPINLLSAVRVAAAHDSRGKGALVVMDDRIISARDAQKVFARTGGFSAPEMGVLGVVARHGVEFFYSPSRRHTTTSEFDVQNLTSLPRVDIQYSYAGSEGGGRTDAKGIIVATTALNGAERAYYDGLMRHGVIVATTFPSGDQVISPPGARDASPIVAVKRMLPTHARILLMLALTKTQDVKEIQRIFDQY
- a CDS encoding dihydrodipicolinate synthase family protein, with the translated sequence MSFSGSARYRGVFPVVPTTFTETGELDLRSQKNCVDFMIDAGSNGLCILANFSEQFTLSDDERDVLTKTILERVGGRVPVIVTTTHFSSRVCAERGRRAQEMGAAMVMMMPPYHGATIRASEQQIYEFFGHVSDALRIPIMIQDAPVSGTALSAAFLARLAKELDQVAYFKVESAGAAAKIRELLRLGGSAIEGPWDGEEGITLFTDLEAGATGAMTGGGYPDGIRKIVDAYVAGRRDDAFAAYQQWLPLINYENRQCGLLACKALMKQGGVIDCDAPRHPLSPLHPAARADLLETARRLEPLVLRWRR
- the uppP gene encoding undecaprenyl-diphosphatase UppP → MQIDVLEATVLGTVQGITEFLPVSSRAHLILVPWLLGWPDPGLTFDVALHLGTLAALLIYFYKDWIHLTRSAFRIFKNDPDDTDARLALYIILATIPGGIAGMLFESLEDQFSTPTVIAVMLIAIALLMRFAEISGRRKTELETMRLSDAMTVGVAQAFAIIPGVSRSGVTITAGLFRGMTRKAAAQFSFLLSAPIVAGAVVKKVMDIAAEGLPAGQSASFAVGIIVSALWGVISIAAMMRYLQTRNTFVFINYRIGLGITVLILGYFAGLH
- a CDS encoding WbuC family cupin fold metalloprotein; amino-acid sequence: MEMIKPGFERVSEFATISLHDSALAITPDIIRSKSKDAQLNPRRREILALHRGNDDRLQRMLNAIQPGSYVRPHRHAAPPKAELLILLSGSMAFMSFLDDGTPDTKNFVFLHQTKGALAVDCREGIWHTFFALEPDTVVCEVKAGPYDPAAAKEFAPWAPSENDPAAHSYLASLEQRFRESCG